TATATCAATGCTTGGATGATGTTTTCGATAGTGGATTACGTGCTATTGGATCTAGTGAGAAGTTTTCCTGTCCAgataataaaatatgttgcaACAGAGTACGACCAGTGGAATCAATAAGCGAAGGTGCACCACTTCACAAGTGCACGGGGAAATGTGTTCCTATTGATCAATGCGACAAAGGAAAGTCGAATATTACTGGAatagatttgattgatttgaggTTTTCTGGTGGAGAATGCAATCAACCTGCATTTGTATGCTGTATGGACTCACAAATAATAGTACCACAGTTTGGAAACGCAAACGTCTGTAATGGAAAATGTGTATCTATCCATGAATGCATGAATACAACGACGGATGGTGCAGGGTACAATGAGATTGATCTGAGAATCAACAATGTTGGTTCTTGCACCGGAGATTTAGTTTGCTGTAGCGATGCAACGAAGTCAAAATTTGAGTGCCAAGGTATGTGCATGCCAATTTCTCAATGCGGAAAAGATCTGATAGATCTGAGATATTCGAACGAAGGGTGTGAAAGGGCAGATTTCGTCTGTTGCTTAGAACGAATTACTCCAAGCCCACCTTCGCAATCAGTTTGTAACGGCATGTGTGTTCCAATGTCCCAGTGTCCTGATTATGCTGGAAATGGAATAATCGATCTGAGAATATCCGATAAAGCATGTCCAATCAATACAATTTGCTGTACCACAGAATTCAAACCCGACTCTCTACAGTGCACATGCAGTCCTATTCATCAGTGTTTAGATGACATCACGGTCAACACCAGTGGAGGAGATTTATTAGACTTAAGAGGTCACGTGGGAGAATGTCCTTCAGAACAAATCTGCTGCAAAAACATTAAACCAAGTGGACATGAAATGATGATACCACCAGCAAGTCGTGCGTGTCAAGGAATGTGTGTTCCTTTTAACAACTGTCCAGGTGACGCATCGTCCAACTATCATGGATGCGCTGATAGTTTCGTATGTTGCAATTCTATTCAATCCGACATTCCTTCTCATCAAATGTGTGAAGGTGAGTGTGTACCTCCCGAGGAATGTCCTGGCGAATCGACAAACCcatttggattaggtttgatCAACTTAAGGAAAAGATCGCATAATACCTGTATGGATAACTTAGTTTGTTGCGTGAACAGATTAGTAACTCCTATTGTAGTACCAGATGATGTTCAAAGTGCTTATACTTGTGAAGCGTCGTGTGTACCATCCTATCAATGTAACACTCCTCATACAAATATTATAGATTTGAGGGCACATGGTAATTGTCCAGGTGATTTAGTATGCTGTGAATCAACTGTTCTTGTACCTCAAACACCTACATATACAGACGGAATTCAACAAGTTGGAACCAGCTGCGTTGGATATTGTGTCCCCTTGGTGCAGTGTGCCGACCCACCTGTAACAATGATGATGCACTTAATTGACCTCCGATTCAGATCCAGCCAAAGTTCTTGTTCGGACGGATTAATTTGCTGTGGTAATCCAATCCGAAAGTCACCCGAAGAAGAGAAATGGCTGCACTGGATAGAGGATATGAACAACTTAGTTGATCTTCCAAATCAAGAGGAGAAAAAATCAGGGCAGTGCCAGCTTAGTATCGATCGAAGCACGAACCGAATCCAACCAAATGGGATTCCCTGGTTGGTGTCGATTTGGGAAAGCCTTCAATACCAGCAAGAGCGGCGTAAGAAATATATCTGTACTGGGATATTGCTTAGAGCTGACGTTGTCCTTGTTTCTGCCGATTGCGTTCAAGATGTGCCGAAAGACAGGCTACTTGTAAGAGTTGGGAATAGCAATTTGAAGTCTAAAACTGGTTTTCAGGTAAGCGCAAAATAATTAATACCCATTTAATTGTCAAAATTTTGTAAATACAATAGTTGTATTGTGTTCAATATTTTAGAAGTATTCTATCTTGTGTTTAGCGTAAGATTGTCCTTTCCAAattaaaacaataaattaagTCGCGGAACGTTTTCTTTaacgttctggaaaatgtgGCCGATTTTCCCGAATTCGCGACTTAAATCATggtatatttttgcatgaaTTCGGGATCGATTTTTATGCGTGAAGTTCAATTCTGTAAGGCATGCATATACAATACACCTAGATATTTTTTACACGTTTTTTTGCAAGGTTTTTATTTACGAGTTTTTTTACACCGATTTTCGAAATAGTTGACGCCCTTTTGTAATTCAAGATgtccgacttccggtttgataaaatgaCCGGAAACATGATAATggacatgcaatatgggtaggggtggtggaaattcgcggcaaaattttcaaaatttcgcgaacagccaattcagaaaatctgaaaattcgcgGTAATTTCGCGGTAAATTATATTTcggtataaaaaataaaaaaaaaagactacGTATGTAGattccatatttatttaaattgttgcgttaatgattttaatttttttactaCTTTTTTGCATTACTAGTCAAAAGCACTTAGTAGGCCCAATTTTTTTTCCGTCAACTTTTGGCGCTGGGAAGTGTTGATTAAATTGTACTGGCTGACACTACGTTCAGCATCTACCGAGTTTCCAGGAATAGACAGATATTCCACCGCTATTTTGAAGAGCTGAGGAAAGCGGTCTCGGTTTGCAAACCAAAACGTGAGTGGATCGGCATTTTCCTGTATTTCCGTAACCGCATGTTTGTAGGTGGATAGCTCATCCTAAATcatagaattcctccggaagttcctccaggaattcctccggaagttcctccaggaattcctccggaagttcctccgggaattcctccgaaagttcctccaggaattcctctggaagttcctccaggaattcctccggaagttcctccaggaattcctccggaagttcctccaggaattccttcggaagtccctccaggaatttattggcagtttcttcagaaattcctccaagatttctttcggaaattcctctaggatttttttccggaagctcCACAAAAGATTTATCCAGAAGTGgtgccgtacactaattacgtaagcatgttttctgggtttttcaacaccCTGTCCCCCCACGTAAGATTTTCTCCACGcaaatcatttttaatttatatgaagcgtaagaaaatggcagaccccttCTCCCCCCAttagtgcttacgtaattagtttaCGACCCTTATCTCCATccgtcaagaattccttcgaaaaatcctacaatagttccttcgaaaattcctccttctcccaaaaaattaaaaattacaaaaaaagatGCTGTAGTTGTGAGTTGGTCACCATGCAATATTTTTTACCGTACCGTATTTAATTAGACGTAAAgtagaccttattgtgctgtcccgtcgtaatctaaaaattcctcaatttgtcccgttttttcattgtttCTTCCAAAGACCACCaatatattattcaaacaaattcaatatgcCAGGcagaaattcaaaatcaaatacatagaaagtgttttatttttgtttttagtaGAGTGATTCGCAGCCCTTGGCTGGTCCATCTCTCAacaaagaaagtggacgaaacccatacaaaaattgtgAGATATAGGATAGGATGTAGATTGTAGATGTTTTGCATTTAACATTGATTGACTTTTCGGTTTTTAACATGGCGCTTCTCCAGGAGATTTCATGATTCTTCTCTATTTATTCCGGAGGCATTACAATTTAGATTGAAAGAAATTAGCAACTTGGTAGGTAAGTATTTCCTAAAAATCAAGTCGAAGTAGGTAATACAATATTGCC
The nucleotide sequence above comes from Armigeres subalbatus isolate Guangzhou_Male chromosome 3, GZ_Asu_2, whole genome shotgun sequence. Encoded proteins:
- the LOC134226325 gene encoding uncharacterized protein LOC134226325, giving the protein MHFSSLANSLLLKWFLVLHSLIPQVYLQHPDEEYFSCRGGGICVPPYLCKNGTVITNGDGLIDTRLSENNCPADLVCCRDASTGSQDVDCNATCVELYQCLDDVFDSGLRAIGSSEKFSCPDNKICCNRVRPVESISEGAPLHKCTGKCVPIDQCDKGKSNITGIDLIDLRFSGGECNQPAFVCCMDSQIIVPQFGNANVCNGKCVSIHECMNTTTDGAGYNEIDLRINNVGSCTGDLVCCSDATKSKFECQGMCMPISQCGKDLIDLRYSNEGCERADFVCCLERITPSPPSQSVCNGMCVPMSQCPDYAGNGIIDLRISDKACPINTICCTTEFKPDSLQCTCSPIHQCLDDITVNTSGGDLLDLRGHVGECPSEQICCKNIKPSGHEMMIPPASRACQGMCVPFNNCPGDASSNYHGCADSFVCCNSIQSDIPSHQMCEGECVPPEECPGESTNPFGLGLINLRKRSHNTCMDNLVCCVNRLVTPIVVPDDVQSAYTCEASCVPSYQCNTPHTNIIDLRAHGNCPGDLVCCESTVLVPQTPTYTDGIQQVGTSCVGYCVPLVQCADPPVTMMMHLIDLRFRSSQSSCSDGLICCGNPIRKSPEEEKWLHWIEDMNNLVDLPNQEEKKSGQCQLSIDRSTNRIQPNGIPWLVSIWESLQYQQERRKKYICTGILLRADVVLVSADCVQDVPKDRLLVRVGNSNLKSKTGFQEYPVIREVIHPDFNMPMNSNNIALLFLQDHNGMKHPTACVFGINENVYGLDCIVAGWDMLEVLVPSSSSIVPKKHHLSIIQLSSCSSHELCTGKNHHTKDCNKLQGSAVICNDQYRQSWKIAGIVAKNNQLCDMSGIPERLVGIPPLMPWIEEQLSPSFVQKPADLGPLRKYLPAT